A region of the Leptospira broomii serovar Hurstbridge str. 5399 genome:
AATTCTAGAAATATATACTAATGCCAAGGAGCCTGTGTACTCCTTCGAGTTCTTCCCTCCCAAGACAATCGAAGGAGAAGCTAAATTATACGAAACCGTTAAGGAACTCTCGCGAGTCAATCCGGGGTATATTACGGTTACGTACGGAGCAGGAGGATCCACTCGGGACAAAACGATACGGTTGACCTCCGACCTGGCCCAAAAGTTCAATCTGGCCGCCGCCGCGCATTTTACCTGCGTCGGAGGAAATAAAGAAGAAATACATAATATTCTAAAGGAAATCGCATCCTCCGGGATCCGCAATTTAATGGCACTCCGGGGAGATCCTCCAAAGGGGGAAGGCGTTTTTAAAAAAGTCGAAGGCGGTTTCGAGCACGCGAGCGAGCTGATTTCGTTTATTAAATCGGAGGGTTTCGATTTTTGTATGGGCGGGGCATGCTATCCGGAAAAGCACCCGCAGGCAAGCGATCTGGAGACGGACGTCGACAATCTGAAGAAAAAAGTCGATGCAGGAGCGGAGTATTTGGTTTCTCAGCTCTTCTTTAAAAACGAGATTTTCGAATCCTTTTTAAATCTAGTTAGAAAGAAGGGAATTCGAGTGCCGGTTGTTCCCGGGATCATGCCTATCACGTCGTTCTCGCAAATCGAAAGATTTAGAAGCATGGCTGCCTGCGAATTCCCGGATAAGCTTTTGACCGACCTGGAAGAAGTGCAAAATCGTCCCGAGGAATTTTACCGTAGAAGTTTGAACTTTAGCGTGGAACAGTGTAGAGAACTGATCGAAATGGGATCTCCCGGAATTCATTTGTACACCCTGAACCAATCCCACGCTAGCTACGATATTGTGAGGGAACTTAGGGGAGAAGGGAAATAATTTAGTATTTCTCTTCCACTATGTGAAAAGTTCGGCTTCTCGCCCGGACGGCACAAGGCCGGTGCGTAGAGCTTCCTTATAAAGTGTGGAAATCGCTCTTCGACCTTCGTCTCCTAGACTTTGGGAAAACTCATTAACATAGAGGCCGATATGAGCATCTACGACTTCTTTGCTCGTGTCTTGAGAGTGGCGGAAAATATAATCGTATGTATCTTCTCGATTTTCGTACGCAAGCGATAAGCTTTCTTTAATTGAGAAATCCAAATCCTCTTTTAGGCTTTTTTCCAAATCTCTTCGGATTGCGATGCAGCCTAACGGAATCGGCGCCCCGCTCATTTCTTCCCACCATTCTCCTAAATCTCGAACTTTTTCCAGGCCGCGTTTTTCGTATGTGAATCTTTCTTCATGGATGACGACTCCAAAATCCGCTTTTCCCGACAATACTTGATTCAGAATCAAGTCATAGCGGATCGGGACCGCCTCGTAATCGCCTTCCAAATACAAATGAGTCAAAAGGTTTGCCGTAGTCCAGGCGCCCGGAACGAGAATTTTTTTTCCCTTAGGATTCGAGGCGAGATTCCCCTTCCTTTTTACGATTAGTGGTCCGCAATTTCTCCCGAGCGCCGAACCGGAGTCAAGTAAGGAATACCGGTCCGCAACTTGAAAGAACGCCGCAAATGAAAGTTTCGAGGAGTGGAATTTTCCTTCTTTTGCAAACCGGTTCAGTTGCTCCACGTCATGCAATTCTTCCTGGATGGAAAACGGGGCCTTTGTCTTGCCTGCGATTAAATGATAGAAAATGAAAGTATCGTTCGGGCAGGGAGAATACGCGAGGCTAAGTTTCATACTCCCAGCCAAATACTTTCCGCTTCTTTGAAAACGAAAAAAGGAAGAAAGCACGCCTTCCGGTTCGAAAATAGGAAAACTTCGTAAAGAGGGGCTTTTTTGGAATCTAGTTTAGCGCGCTTTCCCGACGGAAAGAAGCTCGAGGGAATACATACGATTGCGATGGATTTGGACGGGACTCTCCTGAATTCTCGCGGATGCATCTCTAGTTTGAACCATTATGTGTTGAACGCAGCCCTTTCTCAGGGAATTCGCTTAATCATTGCAACCGGGAGAAGGTTCTCCTCCACCCTCCCCTTTGCCCTGGAATTTAGCGGAGACTTATTCGTTGTTTCTAATAACGGTCAAGTTTTGCGGGCCAGCCCGACCGGGGTTAGGGTTGCCGAAACATATCTTTCCCCGAATGCGGTGGCTGCCGTTTTGGATTCGGGAAAAAAATCCGGGTTCGATCCGATTTTGCATGTGGATCATTATGAAGAAGGCGTCGATATCCTGGCAGAGTCGCCGATTACGGACCCTAAATTTCATAATTACTCCGGCGGAGATTTAAAACGAAGTCGTGTGGTGAAAAATTGTTTGGATTACGGTAGCGATAGAATTCTGGTAGCCTGCTTTTTATCCCAGCAAAAGGAGCACTTGGTCGAATTGGAAAGTAATTTGCTTTCTTTGCCGGAATCTGTTCAATTCAGAACTGTAATCACCAGAATCCATGGAGTTGCGTACTGTTTGGAAGTTTTAGAAAAGAACGTTTCTAAATGGTCCGCAATAGACACTTTTTTACGAGCCAACCAGTTGGACTCCGCCGGAGTTGTCGCGTTTGGTGACGAAAAAAACGATTGGGAAATGATTTCGCATGCCGGATTCGGTTTTGCGATGAAGAACGCGATTTCCTATCTAAGAGATCACGCTCCGTACATTACGCGGTATAGCAACGACGAAGACGCGATCGCAATGACTCTCTTGGAGTTAGGCGCGCTTCGCTTTCCTTAAAGAGGATTCTTTTTTTACTGGTACGACTCTGCAGGATGCGCAGGCGTCCTCGTAGCATCCATAACGAATTTCTTCCGAAGCGGATTTTCCAAAAAGGCTTTTGAGTGAAGAGACAAACGGAAAAAGGAGATAAATTGCGGTCGCTCCTACGATTGCATAAACGATATAATCTTGAATGCGAGTGTCCCAGGTCATACAACCATTTTGAAAATGGTTCTCAGTTGCGGCAACTCGAATATTTTCCAAATCCGCTGACAGTATTTTGACAAAACAAAGCGGAAACTCTGTATGATATTTGGTAAAGATGTGGTCCACACTGAAGGTTTTCCATTCCGAAGCTAGCCATAGAGACGGGTTTGCCGTGTCTGATTCATTTCAATGGAAGACTTGTATGAGAACTGTGTGGGTTACCGATTCCAGAATTCATCCCGAGTTTTTGGATCTTCCCGATACATGGGAAGTAAAATCGGGGTATGAAGCTTACGGCCTCTTATTAGAAATTATTTCCGGCCTTCGTTCTAAATTATTCGGAGAGACCGAGGTGCTGGCCCAGTTTAGGCAACGCTTTCAAGAACTTCCTGCTTCGGCGTTCGGAGAATATATCGCTCGTTTGCGAGATAATTTAATCGAAGATTGTAGATCATTGCGTTCAGGATATTTGCAGAATTTGGGAGAGCAAT
Encoded here:
- the metF gene encoding methylenetetrahydrofolate reductase [NAD(P)H]; translated protein: MKKILEIYTNAKEPVYSFEFFPPKTIEGEAKLYETVKELSRVNPGYITVTYGAGGSTRDKTIRLTSDLAQKFNLAAAAHFTCVGGNKEEIHNILKEIASSGIRNLMALRGDPPKGEGVFKKVEGGFEHASELISFIKSEGFDFCMGGACYPEKHPQASDLETDVDNLKKKVDAGAEYLVSQLFFKNEIFESFLNLVRKKGIRVPVVPGIMPITSFSQIERFRSMAACEFPDKLLTDLEEVQNRPEEFYRRSLNFSVEQCRELIEMGSPGIHLYTLNQSHASYDIVRELRGEGK
- a CDS encoding HAD hydrolase family protein, whose amino-acid sequence is MESSLARFPDGKKLEGIHTIAMDLDGTLLNSRGCISSLNHYVLNAALSQGIRLIIATGRRFSSTLPFALEFSGDLFVVSNNGQVLRASPTGVRVAETYLSPNAVAAVLDSGKKSGFDPILHVDHYEEGVDILAESPITDPKFHNYSGGDLKRSRVVKNCLDYGSDRILVACFLSQQKEHLVELESNLLSLPESVQFRTVITRIHGVAYCLEVLEKNVSKWSAIDTFLRANQLDSAGVVAFGDEKNDWEMISHAGFGFAMKNAISYLRDHAPYITRYSNDEDAIAMTLLELGALRFP
- a CDS encoding 1,4-dihydroxy-6-naphthoate synthase, which produces MKLSLAYSPCPNDTFIFYHLIAGKTKAPFSIQEELHDVEQLNRFAKEGKFHSSKLSFAAFFQVADRYSLLDSGSALGRNCGPLIVKRKGNLASNPKGKKILVPGAWTTANLLTHLYLEGDYEAVPIRYDLILNQVLSGKADFGVVIHEERFTYEKRGLEKVRDLGEWWEEMSGAPIPLGCIAIRRDLEKSLKEDLDFSIKESLSLAYENREDTYDYIFRHSQDTSKEVVDAHIGLYVNEFSQSLGDEGRRAISTLYKEALRTGLVPSGREAELFT